The proteins below come from a single Drosophila suzukii chromosome X, CBGP_Dsuzu_IsoJpt1.0, whole genome shotgun sequence genomic window:
- the LOC108016757 gene encoding uncharacterized protein, translated as MSSQWIIFVFVVAVTILSTGVKSEKQSSQSLLKEGDEQLNQILEAINELERQRVQENIKVPNSDTIKQRPNSKRLRWNRRRILPDLEDPEKSESRAWAVPTTITVIQGNPDYLNVNNYTPAPSPWWYN; from the coding sequence ATGTCGAGTCAGTggattatttttgtttttgttgtcgcAGTGACTATCCTCTCAACCGGAGTTAAAAGTGAAAAGCAAAGTTCTCAAAGCCTTTTGAAGGAAGGCGATGAACAGTTGAATCAAATTTTGGAGGCCATAAATGAGCTCGAACGTCAGCGGGTACAggaaaatattaaagtccCCAATTCAGATACCATTAAACAGCGGCCGAACAGCAAAAGATTGAGATGGAATCGAAGGAGGATTTTGCCAGATCTTGAAGATCCTGAGAAGAGTGAGAGTCGAGCTTGGGCTGTGCCCACGACGATAACCGTAATTCAAGGCAATCCTGATTACCTCAATGTGAACAACTATACACCCGCTCCTTCTCCTTGGTGGTACAACTAA
- the y gene encoding protein yellow, with the protein MFQDKGWILVTLIALATPSWAAYKLQERYNWNQLDFAFPNARLKEQALASGDYIPQNGLPVGVEHFGNRLFVTVPRWRDGIPATLTYINMDRSLTGSPELIPYPDWRSNTAGDCANSITTAYRIKVDECGRLWVLDTGTVGIGNTTTNPCPYAVNVFDLTTDTRIRRYELPAVDTNPNTFIANIAVDIGKNCDDAYAYFADELGYGLIAYSWELNKSWRFSAHSYFFPDPLRGDFNVAGINFQWGEEGIFGMSLSPIRSDGYRTLYFSPLASHRQFAVSTRVLRDETRTEDSYHDFVALDERGPNAHTTSRVMSDDGIELFNLIDQNAVGCWHSSMPYSPQFHGIVDRDDVGLVFPADVKIDENKDVWVLSDRMPVFLLSDLDYADINFRIYTAPLATLIENTVCDLRNNAYGPPNAVSIPKQPALPIGPPSYNKNYRPALPQKPQTSWVSSPPPPSRTYLPAANAGNVVSSISVSTNAVGPAGVEVPKAYIFNQHNGINYETSGPHLFPTHQPAPSGGQDGLKTYVNSRQSGWWHHQHQG; encoded by the exons ATGTTTCAGGACAAAGGATGGATCCTGGTGACCCTGATCGCCCTGGCCACGCCCTCGTGGGCGGCCTATAAGCTCCAGGAGCGGTATAACTGGAACCAGCTGGACTTCGCCTTCCCGAATGCCCGCCTGAAGGAGCAGGCTCTGGCCAGTGGGGACTATATCCCTCAGAATGGTCTTCCCGTGGGTGTCGAGCACTTTGGCAACCGGCTCTTCGTCACAGTTCCCCGCTGGCGAGATG GAATTCCAGCCACTCTGACTTATATCAATATGGATCGCAGTCTGACGGGTTCGCCGGAGCTGATTCCCTATCCGGATTGGCGTTCGAATACGGCCGGAGATTGCGCCAATAGTATCACCACCGCCTATCGCATCAAGGTGGACGAGTGCGGTCGTCTGTGGGTCCTGGACACCGGTACCGTGGGCATTGGCAACACCACCACCAATCCCTGTCCCTATGCCGTGAATGTTTTCGACCTGACCACCGATACGAGGATTCGGAGGTACGAACTGCCCGCCGTGGACACCAATCCGAATACCTTCATCGCCAATATTGCCGTGGATATTGGCAAGAATTGCGATGATGCCTATGCCTATTTTGCCGATGAGTTGGGCTATGGTTTGATTGCCTACTCCTGGGAGCTGAACAAGTCCTGGAGATTCTCGGCCCACTCGTACTTCTTCCCAGATCCCCTGAGGGGTGACTTCAATGTGGCTGGAATTAACTTCCAATGGGGCGAGGAGGGTATCTTCGGCATGTCCCTGTCGCCGATTCGTTCGGACGGCTATCGTACCCTGTACTTCAGTCCCCTGGCCAGCCATCGCCAGTTCGCCGTCTCCACGAGGGTTCTGCGGGATGAGACCAGGACGGAGGACAGTTACCACGACTTTGTGGCCCTGGATGAACGTGGTCCGAATGCCCACACCACCTCGCGTGTGATGAGCGATGATGGCATCGAGTTGTTCAATCTGATCGATCAGAATGCCGTGGGCTGCTGGCACTCATCGATGCCGTACTCACCGCAATTCCATGGCATTGTGGATCGCGATGATGTGGGCCTGGTGTTCCCGGCTGATGTGAAGATTGATGAGAACAAGGATGTGTGGGTTCTGTCCGACAGGATGCCCGTCTTCCTGCTCTCCGATTTGGACTACGCCGATATCAACTTCAGGATTTACACGGCTCCGTTGGCCACCCTGATTGAGAATACTGTGTGCGATCTGAGGAACAATGCCTATGGACCACCGAATGCCGTTTCGATTCCAAAACAGCCCGCCCTGCCCATTGGTCCGCCCTCGTATAACAAGAACTATCGTCCTGCACTGCCCCAGAAACCCCAGACCAGCTGGGTTTCATCGCCACCGCCGCCGAGTCGCACCTACTTGCCAGCCGCCAACGCGGGAAATGTGGTCTCCAGCATCAGTGTGTCCACAAATGCCGTGGGTCCTGCCGGAGTTGAGGTGCCAAAGGCCTACATCTTCAACCAGCACAATGGCATCAACTACGAGACGAGTGGCCCCCATCTGTTCCCCACCCATCAGCCCGCTCCGTCGGGTGGACAGGATGGCCTGAAGACCTATGTGAACTCCCGTCAGTCCGGCTGGTGGCACCACCAGCATCAGGGTTAA
- the LOC108016548 gene encoding uncharacterized protein, producing the protein MKLFQQIILGLVLIFAIMSSLASAKPQEAKDLDESLVENSELGESVPEGAQQDYINVADYTTASPPWWWN; encoded by the coding sequence ATGAAGCTGTTCCAACAAATTATCCTGGGTCTGGTGCTCATCTTCGCCATCATGAGTTCCCTGGCTAGTGCTAAGCCCCAGGAGGCCAAGGATTTGGATGAGTCCCTAGTCGAGAATTCGGAATTGGGCGAATCTGTGCCCGAAGGCGCCCAGCAGGACTATATCAACGTGGCTGACTACACCACTGCTTCTCCTCCATGGTGGTGGAACTAG
- the LOC108016549 gene encoding nucleolar and coiled-body phosphoprotein 1, whose amino-acid sequence MLLKIFLLAFLASQSSADSADPLATSASDSQITLAEENPAPAIPFETSHKHPEAAEREEGFHTSHRISIRATDSADYSMNLLPTKERPELNPVLSALINEDVMKSIEAKRAIEEEELAEVRREIEEAAQVELAQKRGSTSTTEAPAPLLTTLPTAGKKIDNLDEDIVVDPHEEFVNQNFALEGAGSENSKKSRIEIKKGPNGQDYEYEYVYYYEEDDEPSKVEASAEPEVRGKTRYTNIERSTPATPSENSLHSGKAKGRSSDASEDIEAERLPMITRFPSRGKNIEVPPTPALDSLETAAERKKISVKRPSLELVDSATFNTDEKQTKAARKGENELKPVIAVEQEEAAARKKEQQAKEEQARKEKEAAAAEAPVEQEESEQTTPSMEKAALDLYAILTNENLNNEQTTAIPDGADGAEGATTLIPDTASTDEDGALTTLTDEISSTSTTTTTTTTTTTTTTTEAPTTTTTTTTTTVAPSLFGGRRSGLNGLAGRNRFKLNRAEGGSTTTTTEAPVAPETTKTGRNRFSRPSIGGRSRPGARTTAAPEATSSAAPAAEEEVVAAKEVKPVSTGFARGRPRNRFNLRGSTTTSTTERPNEDSPAEGDAAAEPAAPSSTTTRSTLRGRPGLGLRGRSRTTTTKAPANSEGGEAAADSGSTEEAKSAAAAPAASSAEPVRPSRFNLHRAGGNRLLPRGKLGRSGVSTEAPKEAPAAEDSAADSTSHHNDVKEEEAGGEGGDKANEAGDSAAAAAPAAPVSGLNRLKTRPRLNALTHKTDAVKPKAAAAPAPAPRKINPLLAKRRLHLGATSTTESPTEEEHSSPDSSAEQPAKEEASAGGSDESAGEGAGKQEQETTEATEATTKQQARGLGLLGQRRRLPLRKPGTIL is encoded by the exons ATGCTGCTCAAAAT TTTCCTCCTGGCCTTCCTGGCCTCTCAATCCTCGGCAGACTCAGCGGATCCCCTTGCTACATCTGCCAGCGATAGTCAAATCACGTTGGCCGAGGAAAACCCAGCTCCGGCGATTCCCTTCGAGACCTCGCACAAACATCCGGAGGCCGCGGAGCGAGAGGAGGGCTTCCACACCTCCCACAGAATCAGCATAAGGGCCACAGATTCCGCCGACTACTCGATGAACCTGCTGCCCACCAAGGAGCGCCCTGAATTGAATCCCGTTCTCAGTGCCCTGATCAACGAGGATGTGATGAAGAGCATCGAGGCCAAGAGGGCCATCGAAGAGGAGGAGCTGGCCGAAGTGAGACGTGAAATTGAGGAGGCCGCCCAGGTGGAATTGGCCCAAAAGAGGGGGTCCACCAGCACCACCGAGGCACCTGCTCCACTGCTGACCACCCTGCCGACGGCTGGCAAGAAGATCGACAACCTGGACGAGGACATAGTCGTGGATCCCCACGAGGAGTTCGTCAACCAGAACTTTGCCCTCGAGGGTGCAGGCAGTGAGAACAGCAAGAAGTCCCGCATTGAGATCAAAAAGGGTCCCAATGGCCAGGACTACGAGTACGAGTATGTTTACTACTACGAAGAGGATGATGAGCCCAGCAAGGTGGAGGCATCCGCGGAGCCCGAGGTGCGTGGCAAGACCAGGTACACCAATATCGAGAGGAGCACGCCGGCCACACCCAGTGAGAACAGCCTGCACAGCGGCAAGGCAAAGGGCAGATCCTCCGACGCCTCTGAGGACATCGAGGCCGAACGTCTGCCCATGATCACTCGGTTCCCCAGCCGTGGCAAGAACATCGAGGTGCCACCAACGCCAGCCCTGGACTCCCTGGAAACGGCCGCCGAGCGCAAGAAGATCAGTGTCAAGCGTCCCAGCTTGGAACTGGTGGACAGTGCCACCTTCAACACGGATGAGAAGCAGACCAAGGCGGCGCGCAAGGGTGAAAATGAGTTGAAGCCGGTGATTGCTGTGGAGCAGGAGGAGGCGGCGGCCAGGAAGAAGGAGCAGCAGGCCAAGGAGGAGCAGGCCAGAAAGGAGAAGGAGGCCGCAGCCGCCGAAGCACCCGTTGAGCAGGAGGAATCCGAACAAACCACACCCTCCATGGAGAAGGCCGCCCTCGATCTCTATGCCATACTGACCAATGAGAACCTGAACAACGAGCAAACCACCGCCATTCCGGATGGAGCCGATGGAGCCGAGGGTGCTACCACTTTGATCCCGGACACCGCCAGTACGGATGAGGACGGTGCTCTGACCACGCTGACCGATGAGATTTCCTCCACCAGCACCACGACAACGaccacaaccaccaccaccacaaccaccaccacGGAGGCACCGaccacaaccaccaccaccaccacaaccaCGGTGGCTCCTTCGCTCTTTGGTGGCAGGAGATCCGGATTGAATGGTCTGGCCGGACGCAACCGCTTCAAGTTGAACAGGGCTGAGGGCggcagcaccaccaccaccaccgaGGCACCGGTGGCCCCCGAAACCACCAAGACTGGAAGAA ATCGTTTCTCCCGTCCTTCGATCGGAGGACGTTCTCGTCCTGGAGCCCGCACCACCGCGGCACCAGAGGCCACATCATCCGCCGCCCCCGCCGCCGAGGAGGAAGTGGTTGCTGCCAAGGAAGTTAAACCTGTGAGCACGGGCTTCGCACGAGGCAGAC CTCGCAACCGCTTCAACCTGCGCGGCTCCACCACCACGAGCACCACTGAGCGACCCAACGAGGATTCCCCCGCTGAGGGAGACGCCGCCGCGGAACCCGCCGCCCCCTCCTCGACTACCACCAGGAGCACTCTGAGAGGTCGTCCCGGATTGGGATTACGTGGACGCAGtcgcaccaccaccaccaaggCACCCGCCAATTCAGAGGGCGGTGAGGCGGCGGCTGACAGTGGTTCCACCGAGGAGGCAAAGTCCGCAGCGGCTGCTCCAGCGGCTTCTTCCGCGGAGCCGGTGCGTCCGTCCCGCTTCAACCTGCACCGCGCCGGCGGCAATCGCCTGCTGCCCCGCGGCAAACTGGGAAGATCGGGAGTCAGCACGGAGGCGCCCAAGGAAGCACCAGCGGCCGAGGATTCCGCCGCCGATAGCACTAGCCATCACAATGACGtcaaggaggaggaggcgggCGGCGAGGGCGGTGACAAAGCCAACGAGGCGGGCGATtccgccgccgctgccgctCCAGCGGCCCCCGTTTCCGGGCTGAATCGCCTCAAGACCCGGCCACGCCTCAACGCCCTAACGCACAAGACTGATGCGGTCAAGCCCAAGGCAGCCGCAGCCCCCGCCCCAGCGCCCAGGAAGATCAATCCCCTGCTGGCCAAGCGACGACTCCACCTGGGAGCCACCTCCACTACAG AATCCCCCACTGAGGAGGAGCACTCGTCGCCGGACTCCTCCGCGGAGCAGCCCGCCAAGGAGGAGGCGTCCGCCGGAGGAAGCGACGAGTCCGCCGGAGAGGGAGCCGGAAAGCAGGAGCAGGAAACCACGGAGGCGACGGAGGCCACCACTAAACAGCAGGCCCGTGGACTGGGACTCTTGGGTCAGCGTCGTCGTCTGCCGCTCCGCAAGCCCGGAACGATCCTGTAA